A window of Ciconia boyciana chromosome 27, ASM3463844v1, whole genome shotgun sequence contains these coding sequences:
- the DIP2B gene encoding disco-interacting protein 2 homolog B isoform X2 has protein sequence MAEPAAAGVSSLPREVREQLAELELELSEGDITQKGYEKKRAKLLAPYVPQTQGVDPALQKESRTQMPVPSATPASASSSSSKFHRGRSGGARDERYRSDIHTEAVQAALAKHKEQKMALPMPTKRRSTFVQSPADACTPPDTSSASEDEGSLRRQAALSAALHQSLQNAESWINRSIQGSSTSSSASSTLSHGEGKGTSGSLADVFANTRIENFSVPPDVTATTSSSSARPAVIDLPPSGIVKGMHKGSNRSSLMDTADGVPVSSRVSTKIQQLLNTLKRPKRPPLKEFFVDDFEEIVEVPQPDPNQPKPEGRQMTPVKGEPLGVVCNWPPALEAALQRWGTTQAKCPCLTALDVTGKPVYTLTYGKLWSRSLKLAYTLLNKLGTKNEPVLKPGDRVALVYPNNDPVMFMVAFYGCLLAEVIPVPIEDAGGQQIGFLLGSCGIALALTTEVCLKGLPKTQNGEIVQFKGWPRLKWVVTDSKYLSKSPKDWQPNISAAGTEPAYIEYKTSKEGSVMGVTVSRIAMLSHCQALSQACNYSEGETIVNVLDFKKDAGLWHGILTNVMNKLHTISVPYSVMKTCPLSWVQRVHAHKAKVALVKCRDLHWAMMAHRDQRDVSLSSLRMLIVTDGANPWSVSSCDAFLSLFQSHGLKPEAICPCATSPEAMTIAIRRPGVPGAPLPGRAILSMNGLSFGVIRVNTEDKNSALTVQDVGHVMPGGMMCIVKPDGPPQLCKTDEIGEICVSSRAGGMMYYGLTGVTKNTFEVIPVNSAGSPVGDVPFVRSGLLGFVGPGSLVFVVGKMDGLLTVSGRRHNADDIVATGLAVESIKTVYRGRIAVFSVSVFYDERIVVVAEQRPDASEEDSFQWMSRVLQAIDSIHQVGVYCLALVPANTLPKTPLGGIHISQTKQHFLEGSLHPCNILMCPHTCVTNLPKPRQKQPGVGPASVMVGNLVAGKRIAQASGRDLGQIEDNDLVKKHQFLTEVLQWRAQATPDHPLFLLLNAKGTTVCTATCLQLHKKAERIASVLCDKGHLNAGDNVVLLYPPGIELITAFYGCLYAGCIPVTVRPPHAQSLTATLPTVRMIVEVSKAACILTTQTLMRLLKSREAAAAVDVKTWPTIIDTDDLPRKRLSQIYKPPTPEMLAYLDFSVSTTGMLTGVKMSHAAVSGLCRAIKLQCELYSSRQIAICLDPYCGLGFVLWCLCSVYSGHQSILIPPMELESNLFLWLSTVSQYKIRDTFCSYSVMELCTKGLGNQVEMLKARGINLSCVRTCVVVAEERPRVSLTHSFSKLFKDIGLSSRAVSTTFGSRVNVAICLQGTSGPDPTTVYVDLKSLRHDRVRLVERGAPQSLLLSESGKILPGVKVVIVNPETKGPLGDSHLGEIWVNSPHTASGYYTIYDNETLQADHFNTRLSFGDAAQTLWARTGYLGFVRRTELTAASGERHDALYVVGALDETLELRGLRYHPIDIETSVSRTHRSIAECAVFTWTNLLVVVVELCGCEQEALDLVPLVTNVVLEEHYLIVGVVVVVDPGVIPINSRGEKQRMHLRDSFLADQLDPIYVAYNM, from the exons GGGACATCACACAAAAGGGGTATGAGAAGAAGAGAGCAAAGCTTCTGGCTCCCTATGTTCCACAAACCCAAG GTGTTGATCCAGCATTACAGAAGGAATCCAGAACTCAGATGCCTGTTCCATCTGCAACTCCAGCCTCAGCATCATCATCCTCATCCAAATTTCACCGAGGTCGCTCAGGGGGAGCCAGGGATGAACGCTATCGATCCG ATATCCACACAGAAGCAGTTCAAGCAGCACTGGCAAAACACAAAGAACAGAAGATGGCTCTGCCCATGCCAACGAAAAGGCGGTCTACCTTTGTTCAGTCTCCAGCTGATGCCTGCACTCCCCCAG ACACGTCTTCCGCATCCGAGGATGAGGGGTCGCTAAGGCGCCAAGctgctctttctgctgcatTGCATCAGAGCTTACAGAATGCTGAGTCTTGGATCAACCGATCTATTCAGGGGTCATCCACATCTTCATCAGCATCTTCTACACTTTCCCATGGAGAAGGCAAAGGGACCAGTGGGTCACTAGCTGATGTATTTGCCAATACTCGAATAG aaaatttctCAGTTCCCCCAGACGTCACAGCAActacctcctcttcctcagcgCGCCCAGCAGTGATTGACCTTCCTCCTTCAGGGATCGTGAAAGGCATGCACAAGGGATCTAATCGGTCTAGTCTCATGGATACTGCTGATG GTGTTCCTGTGAGTAGTAGAGTCTCCACGAAAATTCAGCAGTTGCTTAACACCTTGAAAAGACCTAAAAGACCACCCCTGAAAGAATTTTTTGTGGATGATTTTGAAGAAATTGTGGAAG TTCCACAGCCTGACCCAAATCAGCCCAAGCCAGAGGGACGCCAGATGACACCTGTGAAGGGAGAACCCCTGGGAGTTGTTTGTAACTGGCCTCCTGCCTTAGAAGCAGCACTGCAGCGCTGGGGAACCACACAAGCTAAATGCCCCTGTCTGACAGCACTGGATGTTACAGGAAAACCAGTTTATACCCTCACGTATG GCAAATTGTGGAGCAGAAGTCTCAAGCTGGCCTACACACTGCTTAATAAACTGGGGACCAAAAATGAACCCGTGTTAAAACCTGGAGATAGG GTAGCCCTTGTTTATCCCAACAATGACCCAGTCATGTTTATGGTGGCGTTTTACGGCTGTCTCCTAGCAGAAGTGATACCAGTGCCTATAGAG GATGCTGGTGGTCAGCAGATTGGTTTTCTGCTAGGAAGCTGTGGTATTGCTTTGGCCCTCACCACTGAAGTTTGTCTGAAAGGGCTTCCAAAAACCCAGAATGGAGAAATTGTGCAGTTTAAAG GTTGGCCCAGACTCAAATGGGTTGTGACAGATTCAAAATATCTCTCCAAATCTCCTAAGGACTGGCAGCCCAACATCTCAGCTGCAGGAACTGAGCCAGCATATATTGAG tACAAGACAAGCAAAGAGGGCAGTGTTATGGGTGTTACAGTGTCTCGGATTGCCATGCTGTCTCACTGTCAAGCCTTGTCTCAGGCCTGCAACTATTCTGAAG GTGAAACGATAGtgaatgttttggattttaagAAGGATGCAGGGTTGTGGCATGGCATTCTAACG aATGTAATGAACAAACTGCATACTATCAGTGTGCCCTATTCTGTGATGAAAACCTGTCCACTCTCATGGGTGCAGAGAGTTCATGCCCACAAAG CAAAAGTTGCTTTAGTCAAGTGTCGAGACTTGCACTGGGCCATGATGGCCCATCGAGACCAAAGAGACGTCAGTTTGAGTTCTCTGCGCATGCTGATTGTAACTGATGGTGCAAATCCTT ggTCTGTTTCCTCATGTGATGCCTTCCTGAGCTTGTTTCAGAGCCATGGGCTTAAACCAGAGGCAATTTGTCCATGTGCCACATCTCCAGAAGCGATGACTATTGCAATACGGAG GCCTGGGGTCCCCGGGGCACCTTTGCCTGGAAGAGCCATCCTGTCCATGAACGGGCTGAGTTTTGGTGTGATTCGTGTCAACACTGAAGATAAAAACTCTGCTCTCACTGTCCAGGATGTTGGCCATGTGATGCCAGGAG GAATGATGTGTATAGTGAAACCTGATGGACCACCTCAGCTCTGTAAAACAGATGAGATTGGTGAAATCTGTGTCAGCTCCAGAGCAGGAGGAATGATGTATTATGGGCTGACAGGGGTGACAAAGAATACATTTGAG GTTATCCCTGTGAACTCAGCTGGCTCTCCAGTGGGTGATGTGCCATTTGTCCGTTCCGGCTTGCTGGGGTTTGTTGGACCT GGCAGTTTGGTGTTTGTGGTTGGAAAAATGGATGGATTGCTGACAGTCAGCGGACGTAGACATAATGCCGATGACATTGTAGCAACTGGATTGGCAGTAGAGTcaataaaaacagtttacagAGGAAG GATTGCTGTGTTCTCAGTATCTGTCTTCTATGATGAGAGGATTGTGGTGGTTGCAGAGCAGAGGCCAGATGCATCTGAAGAGGACAGTTTTCAGTGGATGAGCCGAGTGCTGCAG gCAATTGACAGCATTCACCAAGTGGGTGTATATTGCCTTGCTCTTGTGCCAGCCAATACGTTGCCAAAAACTCCATTGGGAGGGATCCATATCTCTCAAACTAAACAGCACTTTCTGGAGGGCTCTCTGCATCCGTGCAACATCCTCATGTGCCCACACACGTGTGTGACGAACTTGCCAAAACCCAGGCAGAAACAACCAG GTGTTGGCCCTGCCTCTGTGATGGTGGGGAACCTGGTTGCTGGGAAGCGTATTGCTCAAGCCTCTGGAAGAGATCTTGGCCAAATAGAAGACAATGATTTAGTTAAAAAG CACCAGTTCCTGACAGAGGTATTACAGTGGAGAGCTCAAGCAACTCCTGACCACCCACTCTTCCTTTTATTAAATGCCAAG GGAACCACTGTGTGCACAGCCACCTGCCTTCAGTTGCAcaaaaaggctgagagaattgCATCAGTTCTGTGTGACAAAGGACATCTCAATGCAGGAGACAATGTGGTGCTTCTTTATCCTCCTG GCATTGAGCTAATCACCGCGTTCTATGGCTGTTTGTATGCTGGCTGCATCCCTGTGACCGTGAGACCACCTCATGCTCAGAGCCTCACTGCTACTCTGCCCACTGTGCGAATGATCGTGGAA GTCAGCAAAGCTGCCTGTATTCTCACAACCCAGACCTTAATGAGACTACTGAAATCcagagaggcagctgctgctgtagaTGTGAAAACCTGGCCAACCATCATTGACACAG ATGACTTGCCCAGGAAGCGGCTGTCTCAGATCTATAAGCCACCTACGCCTGAAATGCTAGCATATCTAGATTTTAGTGTTTCCACAACAGGCATGCTTACAGGAGTAAAG ATGTCCCACGCAGCAGTGAGTGGCCTTTGCAGGGCAATCAAGCTTCAATGTGAGCTCTACTCCTCTCGGCAGATTGCAATTTGTCTTGACCCCTATTGTGGACTAGGTTTTGTGCTCTGGTGCCTTTGCAG TGTGTATTCTGGACACCAGTCAATTTTAATTCCTCCTATGGAGCTGGAATCCAATCTTTTTCTCTGGTTATCTACTGTCAGCCAGTATAAAATAAGGGACACTTTCTGTTCCTATTCAGTCATGGAACTGTGCACAAAGGGACTTGGAAACCAAGTTGAAATGTTAAAG GCACGAGGAATTAATCTGTCCTGTGTCCGGACTTGTGTGGTCGTTGCAGAGGAACGGCCGCGAGTTTCTCTCACGCATTCCTTCTCCAAACTCTTCAAAGACATTGGCCTGTCGTCTCGTGCTGTAAGCACCACCTTCGGATCAAGAGTCAACGTTGCTATCTGTTTACAG GGAACATCTGGACCTGATCCCACCACGGTGTATGTAGATCTGAAATCCTTGAGACATGACAG AGTACGTCTAGTGGAAAGGGGAGCTCCCCAAAGCCTGCTACTTTCAGAATCTGGGAAG ATTTTACCTGGAGTCAAAGTAGTCATTGTTAATCCTGAGACAAAAGGGCCTCTTGGAGATTCTCATCTTGGGGAG ATTTGGGTCAATAGTCCACACACAGCCAGTGGCTACTATACTATCTATGACAATGAAACCCTTCAAGCTGATCATTTCAACACTCGTCTGAGCTTTGGTGATGCTGCTCAGACGCTTTGGGCTCGGACTGGATACCTTGGTTTTGTTCGTCGGACAGAGCTCACCGCTGCTAGCGGAG AGCGCCATGATGCACTGTATGTTGTTGGAGCACTGGATGAAACTTTGGAACTGAGGGGACTGCGTTACCATCCAATTGATATTGAGACTTCTGTATCTCGCACGCACAGAAGCATTGCTGAATG TGCTGTATTCACGTGGACCAACTTGCTCGTGGTTGTCGTGGAGCTGTGTGGCTGTGAACAGGAAGCCCTGGATTTAGTTCCTCTAGTTACAAATGTGGTCCTGGAAGAACATTACCTAATTGTGGGAGTGGTGGTGGTAGTGGATCCCGGAGTTATTCCTATCAATTCCAGAGGAGAGAAACAACGAATGCATCTCCGCGACAGTTTTCTAGCCGATCAGTTAGACCCCATATATGTAGCCTACAACATGTAA
- the DIP2B gene encoding disco-interacting protein 2 homolog B isoform X1, which produces MAEPAAAGVSSLPREVREQLAELELELSEGDITQKGYEKKRAKLLAPYVPQTQGVDPALQKESRTQMPVPSATPASASSSSSKFHRGRSGGARDERYRSDIHTEAVQAALAKHKEQKMALPMPTKRRSTFVQSPADACTPPDTSSASEDEGSLRRQAALSAALHQSLQNAESWINRSIQGSSTSSSASSTLSHGEGKGTSGSLADVFANTRIENFSVPPDVTATTSSSSARPAVIDLPPSGIVKGMHKGSNRSSLMDTADGVPVSSRVSTKIQQLLNTLKRPKRPPLKEFFVDDFEEIVEVPQPDPNQPKPEGRQMTPVKGEPLGVVCNWPPALEAALQRWGTTQAKCPCLTALDVTGKPVYTLTYGKLWSRSLKLAYTLLNKLGTKNEPVLKPGDRVALVYPNNDPVMFMVAFYGCLLAEVIPVPIEVPLTRKDAGGQQIGFLLGSCGIALALTTEVCLKGLPKTQNGEIVQFKGWPRLKWVVTDSKYLSKSPKDWQPNISAAGTEPAYIEYKTSKEGSVMGVTVSRIAMLSHCQALSQACNYSEGETIVNVLDFKKDAGLWHGILTNVMNKLHTISVPYSVMKTCPLSWVQRVHAHKAKVALVKCRDLHWAMMAHRDQRDVSLSSLRMLIVTDGANPWSVSSCDAFLSLFQSHGLKPEAICPCATSPEAMTIAIRRPGVPGAPLPGRAILSMNGLSFGVIRVNTEDKNSALTVQDVGHVMPGGMMCIVKPDGPPQLCKTDEIGEICVSSRAGGMMYYGLTGVTKNTFEVIPVNSAGSPVGDVPFVRSGLLGFVGPGSLVFVVGKMDGLLTVSGRRHNADDIVATGLAVESIKTVYRGRIAVFSVSVFYDERIVVVAEQRPDASEEDSFQWMSRVLQAIDSIHQVGVYCLALVPANTLPKTPLGGIHISQTKQHFLEGSLHPCNILMCPHTCVTNLPKPRQKQPGVGPASVMVGNLVAGKRIAQASGRDLGQIEDNDLVKKHQFLTEVLQWRAQATPDHPLFLLLNAKGTTVCTATCLQLHKKAERIASVLCDKGHLNAGDNVVLLYPPGIELITAFYGCLYAGCIPVTVRPPHAQSLTATLPTVRMIVEVSKAACILTTQTLMRLLKSREAAAAVDVKTWPTIIDTDDLPRKRLSQIYKPPTPEMLAYLDFSVSTTGMLTGVKMSHAAVSGLCRAIKLQCELYSSRQIAICLDPYCGLGFVLWCLCSVYSGHQSILIPPMELESNLFLWLSTVSQYKIRDTFCSYSVMELCTKGLGNQVEMLKARGINLSCVRTCVVVAEERPRVSLTHSFSKLFKDIGLSSRAVSTTFGSRVNVAICLQGTSGPDPTTVYVDLKSLRHDRVRLVERGAPQSLLLSESGKILPGVKVVIVNPETKGPLGDSHLGEIWVNSPHTASGYYTIYDNETLQADHFNTRLSFGDAAQTLWARTGYLGFVRRTELTAASGERHDALYVVGALDETLELRGLRYHPIDIETSVSRTHRSIAECAVFTWTNLLVVVVELCGCEQEALDLVPLVTNVVLEEHYLIVGVVVVVDPGVIPINSRGEKQRMHLRDSFLADQLDPIYVAYNM; this is translated from the exons GGGACATCACACAAAAGGGGTATGAGAAGAAGAGAGCAAAGCTTCTGGCTCCCTATGTTCCACAAACCCAAG GTGTTGATCCAGCATTACAGAAGGAATCCAGAACTCAGATGCCTGTTCCATCTGCAACTCCAGCCTCAGCATCATCATCCTCATCCAAATTTCACCGAGGTCGCTCAGGGGGAGCCAGGGATGAACGCTATCGATCCG ATATCCACACAGAAGCAGTTCAAGCAGCACTGGCAAAACACAAAGAACAGAAGATGGCTCTGCCCATGCCAACGAAAAGGCGGTCTACCTTTGTTCAGTCTCCAGCTGATGCCTGCACTCCCCCAG ACACGTCTTCCGCATCCGAGGATGAGGGGTCGCTAAGGCGCCAAGctgctctttctgctgcatTGCATCAGAGCTTACAGAATGCTGAGTCTTGGATCAACCGATCTATTCAGGGGTCATCCACATCTTCATCAGCATCTTCTACACTTTCCCATGGAGAAGGCAAAGGGACCAGTGGGTCACTAGCTGATGTATTTGCCAATACTCGAATAG aaaatttctCAGTTCCCCCAGACGTCACAGCAActacctcctcttcctcagcgCGCCCAGCAGTGATTGACCTTCCTCCTTCAGGGATCGTGAAAGGCATGCACAAGGGATCTAATCGGTCTAGTCTCATGGATACTGCTGATG GTGTTCCTGTGAGTAGTAGAGTCTCCACGAAAATTCAGCAGTTGCTTAACACCTTGAAAAGACCTAAAAGACCACCCCTGAAAGAATTTTTTGTGGATGATTTTGAAGAAATTGTGGAAG TTCCACAGCCTGACCCAAATCAGCCCAAGCCAGAGGGACGCCAGATGACACCTGTGAAGGGAGAACCCCTGGGAGTTGTTTGTAACTGGCCTCCTGCCTTAGAAGCAGCACTGCAGCGCTGGGGAACCACACAAGCTAAATGCCCCTGTCTGACAGCACTGGATGTTACAGGAAAACCAGTTTATACCCTCACGTATG GCAAATTGTGGAGCAGAAGTCTCAAGCTGGCCTACACACTGCTTAATAAACTGGGGACCAAAAATGAACCCGTGTTAAAACCTGGAGATAGG GTAGCCCTTGTTTATCCCAACAATGACCCAGTCATGTTTATGGTGGCGTTTTACGGCTGTCTCCTAGCAGAAGTGATACCAGTGCCTATAGAGGTACCTCTTACCAGAAAG GATGCTGGTGGTCAGCAGATTGGTTTTCTGCTAGGAAGCTGTGGTATTGCTTTGGCCCTCACCACTGAAGTTTGTCTGAAAGGGCTTCCAAAAACCCAGAATGGAGAAATTGTGCAGTTTAAAG GTTGGCCCAGACTCAAATGGGTTGTGACAGATTCAAAATATCTCTCCAAATCTCCTAAGGACTGGCAGCCCAACATCTCAGCTGCAGGAACTGAGCCAGCATATATTGAG tACAAGACAAGCAAAGAGGGCAGTGTTATGGGTGTTACAGTGTCTCGGATTGCCATGCTGTCTCACTGTCAAGCCTTGTCTCAGGCCTGCAACTATTCTGAAG GTGAAACGATAGtgaatgttttggattttaagAAGGATGCAGGGTTGTGGCATGGCATTCTAACG aATGTAATGAACAAACTGCATACTATCAGTGTGCCCTATTCTGTGATGAAAACCTGTCCACTCTCATGGGTGCAGAGAGTTCATGCCCACAAAG CAAAAGTTGCTTTAGTCAAGTGTCGAGACTTGCACTGGGCCATGATGGCCCATCGAGACCAAAGAGACGTCAGTTTGAGTTCTCTGCGCATGCTGATTGTAACTGATGGTGCAAATCCTT ggTCTGTTTCCTCATGTGATGCCTTCCTGAGCTTGTTTCAGAGCCATGGGCTTAAACCAGAGGCAATTTGTCCATGTGCCACATCTCCAGAAGCGATGACTATTGCAATACGGAG GCCTGGGGTCCCCGGGGCACCTTTGCCTGGAAGAGCCATCCTGTCCATGAACGGGCTGAGTTTTGGTGTGATTCGTGTCAACACTGAAGATAAAAACTCTGCTCTCACTGTCCAGGATGTTGGCCATGTGATGCCAGGAG GAATGATGTGTATAGTGAAACCTGATGGACCACCTCAGCTCTGTAAAACAGATGAGATTGGTGAAATCTGTGTCAGCTCCAGAGCAGGAGGAATGATGTATTATGGGCTGACAGGGGTGACAAAGAATACATTTGAG GTTATCCCTGTGAACTCAGCTGGCTCTCCAGTGGGTGATGTGCCATTTGTCCGTTCCGGCTTGCTGGGGTTTGTTGGACCT GGCAGTTTGGTGTTTGTGGTTGGAAAAATGGATGGATTGCTGACAGTCAGCGGACGTAGACATAATGCCGATGACATTGTAGCAACTGGATTGGCAGTAGAGTcaataaaaacagtttacagAGGAAG GATTGCTGTGTTCTCAGTATCTGTCTTCTATGATGAGAGGATTGTGGTGGTTGCAGAGCAGAGGCCAGATGCATCTGAAGAGGACAGTTTTCAGTGGATGAGCCGAGTGCTGCAG gCAATTGACAGCATTCACCAAGTGGGTGTATATTGCCTTGCTCTTGTGCCAGCCAATACGTTGCCAAAAACTCCATTGGGAGGGATCCATATCTCTCAAACTAAACAGCACTTTCTGGAGGGCTCTCTGCATCCGTGCAACATCCTCATGTGCCCACACACGTGTGTGACGAACTTGCCAAAACCCAGGCAGAAACAACCAG GTGTTGGCCCTGCCTCTGTGATGGTGGGGAACCTGGTTGCTGGGAAGCGTATTGCTCAAGCCTCTGGAAGAGATCTTGGCCAAATAGAAGACAATGATTTAGTTAAAAAG CACCAGTTCCTGACAGAGGTATTACAGTGGAGAGCTCAAGCAACTCCTGACCACCCACTCTTCCTTTTATTAAATGCCAAG GGAACCACTGTGTGCACAGCCACCTGCCTTCAGTTGCAcaaaaaggctgagagaattgCATCAGTTCTGTGTGACAAAGGACATCTCAATGCAGGAGACAATGTGGTGCTTCTTTATCCTCCTG GCATTGAGCTAATCACCGCGTTCTATGGCTGTTTGTATGCTGGCTGCATCCCTGTGACCGTGAGACCACCTCATGCTCAGAGCCTCACTGCTACTCTGCCCACTGTGCGAATGATCGTGGAA GTCAGCAAAGCTGCCTGTATTCTCACAACCCAGACCTTAATGAGACTACTGAAATCcagagaggcagctgctgctgtagaTGTGAAAACCTGGCCAACCATCATTGACACAG ATGACTTGCCCAGGAAGCGGCTGTCTCAGATCTATAAGCCACCTACGCCTGAAATGCTAGCATATCTAGATTTTAGTGTTTCCACAACAGGCATGCTTACAGGAGTAAAG ATGTCCCACGCAGCAGTGAGTGGCCTTTGCAGGGCAATCAAGCTTCAATGTGAGCTCTACTCCTCTCGGCAGATTGCAATTTGTCTTGACCCCTATTGTGGACTAGGTTTTGTGCTCTGGTGCCTTTGCAG TGTGTATTCTGGACACCAGTCAATTTTAATTCCTCCTATGGAGCTGGAATCCAATCTTTTTCTCTGGTTATCTACTGTCAGCCAGTATAAAATAAGGGACACTTTCTGTTCCTATTCAGTCATGGAACTGTGCACAAAGGGACTTGGAAACCAAGTTGAAATGTTAAAG GCACGAGGAATTAATCTGTCCTGTGTCCGGACTTGTGTGGTCGTTGCAGAGGAACGGCCGCGAGTTTCTCTCACGCATTCCTTCTCCAAACTCTTCAAAGACATTGGCCTGTCGTCTCGTGCTGTAAGCACCACCTTCGGATCAAGAGTCAACGTTGCTATCTGTTTACAG GGAACATCTGGACCTGATCCCACCACGGTGTATGTAGATCTGAAATCCTTGAGACATGACAG AGTACGTCTAGTGGAAAGGGGAGCTCCCCAAAGCCTGCTACTTTCAGAATCTGGGAAG ATTTTACCTGGAGTCAAAGTAGTCATTGTTAATCCTGAGACAAAAGGGCCTCTTGGAGATTCTCATCTTGGGGAG ATTTGGGTCAATAGTCCACACACAGCCAGTGGCTACTATACTATCTATGACAATGAAACCCTTCAAGCTGATCATTTCAACACTCGTCTGAGCTTTGGTGATGCTGCTCAGACGCTTTGGGCTCGGACTGGATACCTTGGTTTTGTTCGTCGGACAGAGCTCACCGCTGCTAGCGGAG AGCGCCATGATGCACTGTATGTTGTTGGAGCACTGGATGAAACTTTGGAACTGAGGGGACTGCGTTACCATCCAATTGATATTGAGACTTCTGTATCTCGCACGCACAGAAGCATTGCTGAATG TGCTGTATTCACGTGGACCAACTTGCTCGTGGTTGTCGTGGAGCTGTGTGGCTGTGAACAGGAAGCCCTGGATTTAGTTCCTCTAGTTACAAATGTGGTCCTGGAAGAACATTACCTAATTGTGGGAGTGGTGGTGGTAGTGGATCCCGGAGTTATTCCTATCAATTCCAGAGGAGAGAAACAACGAATGCATCTCCGCGACAGTTTTCTAGCCGATCAGTTAGACCCCATATATGTAGCCTACAACATGTAA